The Methylomicrobium agile genome has a segment encoding these proteins:
- a CDS encoding transglycosylase SLT domain-containing protein, translating to MRYFMEVLTLVIGVTLAGPVPEAAAAFDTAKHKRPYARMTVAGPDDVWARIRSGMGILRPAAADQAAVRSGSSAVVLKKRKHRGGGRYLRSSFEALPQTELVSDDSESSRPKFAPPRYTALGMKLLGAKGSQDNEADCVPFAAKRRHGNVLVADSETALRAWKEQTRIGEPHLDFRRQPALGSTDRLTGRLNGFKASARLSWRLSTEEGTVKTASRCAKSRSFAPGPGSRQPERNANRLEKQALPAGHPGEQAAIDPRIDKFIDVYTRNPDFLYRVGERARPYLYHIVEELSRYRLPLELALLPIVESAYRPTAESPKNAKGLWQFIPGTGIDYDLTQSRDYDERLDIQKSTQAAIRFLSGLYRHFNGDWLLALAAYNAGQAAVDNAVGRNRAAGLPADFWSLNLPRETKEYVPRLLALSAIFARPAHFDVRLPSVKNEPYFVKVKIDDAFEVNYLAEKKIAAIAGLADMPPDRFRRLNPGYLGTVLPRRHAYVFLLPSDNAVRLRRRLAGLSRNAVFAAEKPAANTGSYAPASLLAGDSAVGSSSGHPKFAVPFLLLDEDGEQRLPAEAGGF from the coding sequence ATGCGGTATTTTATGGAAGTGTTGACTCTCGTCATCGGCGTTACCTTGGCCGGTCCTGTTCCCGAAGCCGCCGCCGCTTTCGATACTGCCAAACACAAGAGACCTTACGCAAGAATGACGGTTGCCGGCCCGGACGACGTCTGGGCGCGTATCCGTTCCGGAATGGGCATTCTTCGCCCGGCCGCTGCCGATCAGGCGGCGGTCCGCTCCGGTTCTTCGGCGGTTGTCCTCAAAAAGCGTAAGCATCGGGGTGGAGGCCGCTATTTGCGATCCTCTTTCGAAGCTTTGCCGCAAACGGAGCTTGTTTCCGATGATTCGGAATCAAGCCGGCCGAAATTTGCTCCGCCCCGCTACACGGCGCTGGGCATGAAACTGCTGGGCGCGAAAGGCTCGCAGGACAACGAGGCGGATTGCGTGCCGTTCGCGGCGAAGAGGCGGCACGGCAATGTGCTTGTTGCGGATAGCGAGACGGCTTTGCGGGCATGGAAGGAGCAAACCCGAATCGGGGAGCCGCATCTCGATTTTCGCCGGCAACCCGCCCTTGGCTCAACCGACAGGTTAACCGGCCGGTTAAATGGCTTTAAAGCTTCAGCGCGTTTGTCCTGGCGCCTGAGCACAGAAGAGGGGACTGTAAAAACGGCCTCGCGTTGCGCAAAATCCCGATCATTCGCGCCCGGACCGGGCAGCCGGCAGCCGGAGCGCAATGCAAACCGGCTCGAAAAACAGGCTCTTCCGGCAGGGCATCCAGGCGAACAGGCCGCGATCGACCCGCGTATCGATAAATTCATCGACGTTTACACCCGAAATCCCGATTTCCTCTATCGCGTAGGCGAACGCGCGCGCCCCTACCTGTACCATATCGTCGAAGAACTCAGCCGTTACCGGTTGCCGCTGGAGCTGGCGCTGCTCCCGATCGTCGAAAGCGCTTACCGGCCGACCGCCGAATCTCCGAAAAACGCTAAAGGGCTCTGGCAATTCATTCCCGGCACCGGCATCGACTACGATTTGACGCAAAGCCGCGATTATGACGAACGGCTCGATATTCAAAAATCCACCCAGGCGGCGATACGTTTCCTGAGCGGTTTATATCGCCATTTCAACGGCGACTGGCTGCTGGCGCTGGCGGCTTATAATGCGGGGCAGGCCGCGGTAGACAATGCGGTCGGCCGTAACCGGGCGGCGGGCTTGCCGGCCGATTTCTGGTCGCTGAACTTGCCCCGTGAAACGAAGGAGTACGTTCCCCGGCTGCTGGCTTTATCGGCGATCTTCGCCCGCCCGGCCCACTTTGATGTTCGGTTGCCGTCCGTCAAGAACGAGCCGTATTTCGTCAAAGTCAAAATCGACGATGCGTTTGAAGTGAATTATCTGGCCGAAAAGAAAATCGCCGCGATCGCGGGTCTGGCCGATATGCCGCCTGATCGATTCCGCAGGCTTAACCCCGGTTATCTCGGGACCGTTTTGCCGCGCCGGCATGCTTACGTTTTTCTGCTGCCTTCGGATAACGCGGTCCGGCTTCGCCGGCGCCTGGCAGGTTTGTCCCGCAACGCCGTGTTTGCGGCGGAAAAACCGGCGGCAAATACCGGTTCATACGCTCCGGCTTCGCTTTTGGCCGGGGATTCGGCGGTCGGCAGTTCTTCCGGGCATCCGAAGTTCGCTGTGCCTTTCTTATTGCTTGACGAGGACGGCGAACAACGCCTGCCGGCGGAAGCTGGCGGCTTTTGA
- the zorA gene encoding anti-phage ZorAB system protein ZorA, with product MLDSLFAFLPRQFAQWLDIPISGNPRMVINVVAVLLLLFLVWYVGQAVFSLVRLQSAIGALAALRRQKAGGETVTKDELDRIFRHRFFAGVWDTFRDTLHEQYEDRNAQGRIVRIRSTVSAEAIFSPQLLVDARLNVEFFKHLPGLLTGIGIIGTFYGLIHGIQQFDPSLLAKARTDAAQMEKLFLGLKSLFTEVQGAFIASFFAIGAAMTVTFFEKVLLNLCYRRLEALCRLLDTLYEGGVGEDYLASLVKSSSENAVQMSQLKDSLVDELSAVLQNQTVRQIEQSQRLGDLLSARIREHIESGREHGDRVNRILERGLDDIGNKMARVGREQGATVTTNLEQLVQSFADKIDSAFADRMLGLVGMMDDSAQSMRDMQAGFHELLHELRRSGKAEREELTANMASLVDVLGASQGTLEAQLADTSRTFAATIEKMNDSAARISEATQRFSLAGDKVAGVLERAEQVSLQLAQSGGLLENASHSVAAILEQSAGTRDALARMVAEMASMLERAKQEAGMNWQIVQQMQATVEAFEQLNAEADKSVAAIAEKLAETLARFREEMARHDAEFHKHHADTLNQVASAYEPLAASIGGLADMMMRSREI from the coding sequence ATGTTAGACTCCTTGTTCGCTTTTCTCCCCCGGCAATTCGCCCAATGGCTGGATATTCCCATCAGCGGCAATCCGCGGATGGTGATCAATGTGGTTGCCGTGCTGTTGCTATTATTTTTGGTTTGGTACGTGGGGCAAGCGGTTTTTTCCCTGGTGCGCCTCCAATCGGCCATCGGCGCCTTAGCGGCTCTCCGGCGGCAAAAAGCCGGCGGTGAAACCGTCACCAAAGACGAGTTGGACCGGATCTTCCGGCACCGTTTCTTTGCCGGCGTTTGGGATACCTTCCGGGACACCCTGCACGAGCAGTACGAGGACCGAAACGCGCAAGGACGGATAGTCCGTATCCGCTCGACCGTTTCCGCCGAAGCGATCTTCAGCCCCCAATTGCTCGTCGATGCCCGATTGAACGTGGAGTTTTTCAAACACCTGCCGGGCCTGTTGACCGGAATCGGCATTATCGGCACGTTTTACGGATTGATTCACGGCATTCAGCAATTCGACCCTTCGCTGCTGGCCAAGGCGAGGACCGATGCCGCCCAGATGGAAAAGCTTTTCCTCGGTTTGAAAAGCTTGTTCACCGAAGTCCAGGGTGCCTTCATCGCCTCTTTTTTCGCCATCGGCGCCGCCATGACGGTGACGTTTTTCGAGAAGGTATTGCTCAATCTTTGCTATCGGCGGCTGGAAGCGCTGTGCCGACTGCTGGATACGTTGTACGAAGGCGGCGTCGGCGAAGATTATCTGGCTTCGCTCGTCAAGTCGTCATCCGAAAACGCCGTCCAAATGAGCCAACTGAAAGACAGCCTCGTCGACGAACTGTCCGCCGTGCTGCAAAATCAGACCGTGCGGCAGATCGAACAATCGCAGCGGCTGGGCGATTTGCTGTCGGCGAGAATCCGGGAACATATCGAATCGGGGAGGGAGCACGGCGACCGGGTTAACCGCATACTGGAGCGAGGCCTGGACGACATCGGCAATAAAATGGCGCGCGTCGGCCGCGAACAGGGCGCTACGGTGACCACCAACCTGGAGCAACTGGTCCAGTCGTTTGCCGACAAGATCGACAGCGCCTTTGCCGACCGCATGCTGGGGCTGGTCGGGATGATGGACGATTCGGCCCAATCGATGCGCGACATGCAGGCGGGTTTTCACGAGCTTCTGCACGAACTGCGCCGGTCGGGCAAAGCGGAGCGCGAAGAACTCACCGCCAACATGGCGTCCCTGGTGGATGTCCTCGGCGCCTCCCAGGGAACGCTGGAAGCGCAGCTGGCCGACACGAGCCGGACCTTCGCCGCGACTATCGAAAAAATGAACGATAGCGCGGCGCGCATTTCGGAAGCCACCCAACGTTTTTCGCTGGCCGGCGACAAGGTGGCCGGCGTGCTGGAGCGCGCCGAGCAGGTCTCGCTGCAGCTTGCCCAAAGCGGCGGCCTGTTGGAAAACGCCTCGCATTCGGTCGCGGCCATTCTGGAGCAGTCTGCCGGAACGCGCGACGCCCTCGCCCGAATGGTCGCCGAAATGGCAAGCATGCTCGAAAGGGCCAAACAGGAGGCCGGCATGAACTGGCAAATCGTTCAGCAGATGCAGGCGACGGTGGAAGCGTTCGAACAACTGAATGCCGAGGCGGATAAATCGGTGGCCGCCATCGCCGAGAAGCTGGCGGAAACCCTGGCGAGGTTTCGGGAAGAAATGGCAAGGCACGACGCCGAGTTTCACAAGCATCACGCCGACACGCTCAACCAGGTCGCCTCGGCCTACGAGCCGCTGGCGGCTTCCATCGGCGGGCTTGCCGACATGATGATGCGGAGCAGGGAAATCTGA
- a CDS encoding OmpA/MotB family protein yields the protein MLSRGTPLPRPKEEGEKPFWISYADLMTAMMMMFLIVMTFSLVIITNPAPELEHLKKIGLLCEEIKQAAQGVSGVTVDCVNNRIDFGSQAQFGNNDSKLSDSAKRTLRKFVPIVLNVARKDRGKLLKRVVVEGYASPTGSYLLNLQLSMRRAETVLCSLFESPAPEEAALLDDDKRMIRDLFLVGGYSFNNGVGKTEAEMRRVEFKLDFLGFDETPSTMNTVDTTDFGKCL from the coding sequence ATGCTGTCGCGCGGCACACCTCTCCCCAGGCCGAAGGAAGAAGGCGAAAAGCCGTTCTGGATTTCCTATGCCGACCTGATGACGGCGATGATGATGATGTTCCTCATCGTCATGACCTTTTCGCTGGTCATCATCACCAATCCGGCGCCGGAATTGGAGCATCTCAAGAAAATCGGCCTGCTGTGCGAAGAAATCAAGCAGGCGGCCCAGGGCGTCAGCGGCGTGACGGTCGATTGCGTCAACAACCGCATCGATTTCGGCAGCCAGGCCCAGTTCGGCAACAACGATTCCAAACTTTCCGACTCCGCCAAGCGGACGCTGCGGAAGTTCGTGCCCATCGTGCTGAATGTCGCGCGCAAGGACCGGGGGAAATTGCTCAAACGGGTCGTGGTCGAAGGCTATGCCTCTCCGACCGGTTCCTATCTGCTCAATCTGCAACTGAGCATGCGGCGGGCGGAAACCGTGCTGTGCAGCCTGTTCGAATCGCCGGCGCCCGAAGAAGCCGCTTTGCTCGACGACGACAAGCGCATGATCCGCGATCTTTTTTTGGTGGGCGGCTACAGCTTCAACAACGGCGTGGGAAAAACGGAAGCCGAAATGCGGAGGGTTGAATTCAAACTGGATTTTTTGGGGTTCGACGAAACGCCGAGTACCATGAATACGGTCGATACCACCGATTTCGGGAAATGCCTGTGA
- a CDS encoding EH signature domain-containing protein, whose product MPVKYAEHFSCALLKFEDIYRIPPFAASVKQMEATKIRIGETLKNADMGKPNPEMVRQTLEKFFRWVEEPSRTPSFSWLEVALLCRGLHTEIAGHGSLMRSESAVGFLLTEFAAQYSGRMLSPYPWQGLLSAYLNCPPGNNAAEIRSREALRAFLANSLDAVSRSSSFKPRWLEGILKHRRVLEKNATRTLAEDALEGRSEIVERIAREVDIPPTSWFWPELVMAQVDAIVGYPDDRFKRAIDPVLAQLRQRRECIDKGLARILDRYSLCLAAEPHEALLSLAVFRWKSPSLERQTAWLRVTPKAKAMVQRWLVPHDLEAVFRQLVEDSRRHEFWLQFVDRIEFTHIWTGNSVKESPSRLSQDREERRPVFRDPEKPDDNLILMKIGGLFILESAVKTGGKCWAYREEDINPQLLKHGLRYGVFRDTTKNVFTNSYGHSDGLIHSGYAWEKAFVSELAKFGIFPDRMTFEALAARYRLVVESLPDGAERICCKHGSGVLGEWLGKHGFIRRADGFYRQSRKEEAAEF is encoded by the coding sequence ATGCCTGTGAAATACGCCGAGCATTTCAGCTGCGCCTTGCTGAAATTCGAAGATATTTACCGCATTCCGCCTTTCGCGGCCTCCGTCAAGCAGATGGAGGCGACAAAAATCAGGATCGGGGAAACCCTGAAAAATGCGGATATGGGCAAGCCCAATCCGGAAATGGTGCGCCAGACGCTGGAGAAGTTTTTCCGCTGGGTCGAGGAGCCGTCGAGGACGCCTTCTTTCAGTTGGCTGGAAGTCGCATTGCTCTGCCGCGGATTGCACACCGAGATCGCCGGCCACGGCTCGCTGATGCGATCGGAGAGCGCCGTCGGTTTTTTGCTGACCGAATTCGCCGCGCAATATTCCGGGCGGATGCTGAGCCCTTATCCCTGGCAGGGCCTGCTCAGCGCCTACCTGAATTGCCCGCCGGGCAACAACGCGGCCGAGATTCGGAGTCGGGAGGCGCTGCGGGCGTTTCTCGCGAATTCGCTGGATGCCGTATCGCGCAGTTCGAGCTTCAAGCCGCGCTGGCTGGAAGGGATTCTAAAGCACAGACGGGTCTTGGAAAAGAACGCCACGCGGACGCTGGCCGAAGACGCGCTGGAAGGGCGCTCCGAAATCGTGGAGCGTATCGCTCGGGAGGTCGATATTCCGCCGACCTCCTGGTTCTGGCCCGAATTGGTGATGGCTCAGGTCGATGCGATCGTCGGCTATCCGGACGACCGCTTCAAGCGGGCGATCGATCCTGTCCTGGCCCAACTGCGGCAACGCAGGGAATGTATCGACAAAGGCTTGGCCAGAATACTCGACCGGTATTCCCTGTGCCTGGCTGCCGAGCCTCACGAGGCTTTATTGTCGCTGGCCGTGTTCCGCTGGAAGAGCCCTTCGCTGGAAAGGCAAACCGCTTGGCTGCGGGTAACTCCGAAGGCCAAGGCCATGGTCCAGCGATGGCTGGTGCCGCACGACCTGGAGGCGGTTTTCAGGCAACTCGTCGAAGACAGCCGCCGGCATGAGTTCTGGCTGCAGTTTGTCGACCGGATCGAATTTACCCATATCTGGACCGGCAATTCCGTAAAGGAGTCCCCGTCCCGCCTTTCGCAGGATAGGGAAGAACGGCGCCCCGTTTTCCGCGATCCGGAAAAGCCGGACGACAATTTGATCCTGATGAAAATCGGCGGCCTGTTCATTCTCGAATCCGCGGTAAAGACCGGCGGCAAATGTTGGGCGTACCGGGAGGAGGATATTAACCCCCAGCTCTTGAAGCACGGCCTCCGTTACGGCGTTTTTCGGGATACCACGAAAAATGTTTTCACCAACAGCTACGGGCACAGCGACGGATTGATCCATTCCGGTTATGCCTGGGAAAAGGCCTTCGTGTCGGAACTGGCGAAATTCGGTATTTTTCCGGACCGAATGACTTTCGAGGCGCTGGCCGCGCGCTATCGGCTGGTGGTCGAATCCTTGCCCGACGGGGCCGAAAGGATATGCTGCAAGCACGGTTCCGGGGTACTCGGCGAGTGGCTGGGCAAACATGGTTTCATTCGCCGCGCCGACGGGTTTTATCGGCAATCCCGAAAGGAAGAGGCGGCAGAGTTTTGA
- a CDS encoding VOC family protein encodes MLRSYIDHIAVTAPSLEAGEAYIRRTLGTSLETGSAHPRMGTHNRLLKLGEMRYLEVIAIDPAAPPPDRPRWFRLDAPDPARPARLAAWIARTNDIAAAAKASPFPLGGIEPMRRGSLNWLITLPADGGLPLQGVAPALIQWPEGIHPAAALPDSGCALVRLEGFHPEAGKVRRVLDAIGFEDDFRVFELEPGRPPYLVAHIRTPAGMRQLGGPDG; translated from the coding sequence ATGCTGCGTTCATATATCGACCATATCGCCGTCACGGCCCCTTCCCTGGAAGCCGGCGAAGCCTACATTCGCCGGACGCTCGGGACAAGCCTGGAAACCGGCAGCGCGCATCCCCGCATGGGAACCCATAATCGTTTGCTGAAACTAGGCGAGATGCGTTATCTCGAAGTGATCGCGATCGATCCGGCCGCACCGCCGCCCGACCGGCCTCGCTGGTTCCGGCTCGACGCGCCCGATCCTGCCCGGCCGGCGCGGCTGGCTGCCTGGATCGCCCGCACGAACGACATCGCGGCCGCGGCAAAGGCTTCGCCGTTCCCTTTGGGCGGGATCGAGCCGATGCGCCGCGGCTCCCTGAACTGGCTGATTACCCTGCCGGCCGACGGCGGCCTGCCGCTGCAGGGCGTCGCGCCGGCGCTGATCCAATGGCCCGAGGGCATTCATCCGGCCGCCGCGCTGCCGGACAGCGGCTGTGCGCTGGTGCGCCTCGAAGGCTTCCATCCGGAAGCCGGGAAGGTACGCCGCGTACTGGATGCAATCGGCTTCGAAGACGATTTTCGGGTGTTCGAACTGGAGCCGGGCAGGCCGCCTTATCTCGTGGCTCACATTCGAACGCCCGCCGGCATGCGGCAACTGGGCGGCCCCGACGGGTGA